Proteins from one Telopea speciosissima isolate NSW1024214 ecotype Mountain lineage chromosome 1, Tspe_v1, whole genome shotgun sequence genomic window:
- the LOC122663219 gene encoding arogenate dehydratase 1-like: MQAIAPSSTSTSLKSLFGDHHKPLTRAPKSFNLNHHWNTTRLMVHCISRPDSSNNFAGSEGSVSGSSPTRRADWQSSCAILASKVVSQQQNTDTTNNTEITAVNGHTTLDLVPLGNLPKPLTITDLSPAPLHGSTLRVAYQGVPGAYSEAAAGKAYPNCEAIPCDQFEVAFQAVELWIADRAVLPVENSLGGSIHRNYDLLLRHRLHIVGEVQLPVHHCLLALPGVRKEYLTRVISHPQALSQCEHTLTKMGLNVVREAVDDTAGAAEYVAATNLRDTAAIASARAAELYGMQILADGIQDDSGNVTRFVMLAREPIIPRTDRPFKTSIVFAHDKGTSVLFKVLSAFAFRNITLTKIESRPHRNRPIRLVDDANVGTAKHFEYMFYVDFEASMADVRAQNALAEVQEFTSFLRVLGSYPMDMTPWSPSGSDSI, translated from the coding sequence ATGCAGGCAATCGCACCGTCTTCCACCAGCACATCCCTCAAATCTCTCTTCGGAGACCACCACAAGCCCTTAACGAGGGCACCCAAGTCCTTCAATCTCAATCACCACTGGAACACAACACGCCTCATGGTCCATTGCATCTCCCGTCCTGATTCCTCCAATAACTTTGCCGGCAGCGAAGGTTCAGTCTCAGGCTCAAGCCCAACTAGGCGCGCTGATTGGCAGAGCTCCTGCGCTATCCTCGCCAGCAAAGTCGTCTCTCAGCAGCAAAACACCGACACCACCAACAACACCGAAATCACCGCCGTTAATGGCCACACAACCCTAGATCTGGTCCCTCTCGGTAATCTTCCCAAGCCCTTGACCATCACAGATCTCTCCCCTGCCCCTTTGCATGGTTCCACCCTCCGCGTGGCTTACCAAGGCGTCCCAGGCGCTTACAGCGAAGCTGCTGCCGGCAAAGCCTACCCCAACTGCGAAGCCATCCCCTGCGACCAATTCGAAGTGGCTTTCCAAGCGGTCGAGCTTTGGATCGCAGACAGAGCTGTCCTCCCCGTAGAGAACTCTCTTGGAGGTAGCATCCACCGGAACTACGACCTCCTCCTCCGCCACCGTCTCCACATCGTCGGAGAGGTTCAGCTTCCAGTTCACCACTGCCTCTTGGCCTTGCCCGGGGTGAGGAAAGAGTACTTAACACGTGTCATCAGCCACCCACAGGCGCTGTCCCAATGCGAACATACACTCACCAAAATGGGCTTGAACGTGGTACGTGAAGCCGTCGACGACACCGCAGGTGCGGCGGAGTACGTAGCGGCGACAAACTTGAGAGATACGGCGGCGATTGCAAGTGCCCGGGCGGCGGAGCTGTACGGTATGCAGATCTTAGCAGATGGGATACAAGATGACTCGGGAAACGTGACCCGGTTCGTGATGTTGGCTCGTGAACCAATCATTCCCCGGACGGACCGGCCATTTAAGACAAGTATCGTGTTTGCTCATGATAAGGGAACGTCGGTGTTGTTTAAGGTGTTGTCGGCGTTTGCGTTCAGGAACATCACTTTGACGAAGATAGAAAGCAGGCCGCATCGGAACCGTCCGATTAGGTTGGTGGATGATGCGAATGTGGGGACAGCGAAACACTTTGAGTACATGTTTTACGTTGATTTTGAGGCGTCGATGGCGGACGTGAGGGCCCAGAATGCTTTGGCTGAAGTGCAAGAATTCACGTCGTTTCTTAGGGTGTTGGGGAGTTATCCTATGGATATGACGCCTTGGTCCCCTTCTGGTTCAGATTCCAtttga
- the LOC122663203 gene encoding mucin-5AC-like isoform X2, whose protein sequence is MQTSVQQRQPVRKLGTMKEKEDELALFLEMRKREKERNSLLFHNSEEFDAPLGSKHGNSPIFRIVSPTPARKTVADEFLNSESDKNDYDWLLTPPGTPLFPSLEMESQKTFMSQIGTPKTRPVSLKSRLANPQIEPAPRGNPLSRQPTSSPGLSSTTTGTRRPSSSGGPVSTASRPQTPTGRPTLTAPAKPSRPSTPTSRTALPSSKYTAPARSSTPTTRSMARSSTPTARPTVPASKPISRSTTPTRRTLATSSAPSFSAPPVRSSSVKKSAPPTATKPAPSRGSSPTVKSRPWKPSEMPGFSLDAPPNLRTSMPERPVSASRGRPGAPSARSSSVEAGSNGRTRRQSCSPSRGRAPNGSIHSSGSSVPAVSRSHSNVSDNVSPVVIGTKMVERVINMRKLAPPKRDEPHSAQNNSAEKSSSSPDSSGFGRTLSKKSLDMALRHMDIRRSIPGNLRPLMTNIPASSMYSVRSGTTRSRTISISDSPLATSSNASSEQSVNNNALCLDGSEVDDDDLGCERGVRSSPVCQRGR, encoded by the exons ATGCAGACGTCCGTACAGCAGAGGCAGCCGGTTAGGAAGCTCGGGAcgatgaaggagaaggaagatgaGCTCGCTTTGTTTCTCGAGATGCGGAAGCGCGAGAAGGAACGGAATAGCCTTCTTTTTCACAACTCGGAAGAGTTCGACGCTCCGCTGG GATCTAAACATGGCAATTCTCCCATATTTAGGATTGTCTCACCCACCCCTGCACGCAAGACGGTGGCTGATGAGTTCCTGAATTCAGAAAGTGATAAAAATGACTACGATTG GCTTCTTACACCACCTGGTACTCCTCTTTTCCCATCCCTGGAGATGGAATCACAGAAGACGTTTATGAGTCAGATTGGGACTCCTAAAACACGTCCTGTTTCATTGAAGTCTAGG TTAGCTAATCCTCAGATTGAGCCTGCACCAAGGGGCAATCCATTATCTAGGCAACCAACTTCATCCCCTGGGTTGAGCTCCACTACTACCGGAACTCGAAGACCTTCCTCATCCGGAGGACCAGTTTCAACTGCATCTAGACCTCAAACACCAACTGGACGACCAACATTAACGGCACCAGCTAAACCCTCAAGACCTTCCACACCTACCTCGCGAACCGCCTTGCCTTCGTCTAAGTACACAGCTCCTGCAAGATCCTCAACCCCTACTACAAGATCCATGGCTAGATCTTCTACACCGACAGCAAGGCCGACTGTACCAGCATCCAAGCCCATATCAAGGTCAACAACACCAACTCGTAGAACGCTGGCCACGTCAAGTGCACCTAGTTTCTCTGCTCCTCCTGTACGGTCTTCTTCAGTTAAGAAGTCAGCTCCCCCAACAGCAACAAAGCCGGCGCCATCACGTGGCAGTTCTCCAACTGTAAAATCCAGACCATGGAAACCCTCGGAGATGCCTGGGTTCTCGCTCGATGCTCCCCCAAATCTAAGGACATCAATGCCTGAAAGGCCAGTTTCAGCCTCTAGGGGTAGGCCTGGAGCTCCCAGTGCTAGATCATCCTCTGTGGAGGCAGGTTCCAATGGAAGAACAAGAAGGCAATCGTGTTCTCCATCAAGGGGACGGGCTCCAAATGGTAGCATCCATTCCAGTGGAAGTTCTGTTCCTGCAGTTAGTCGATCACATTCCAATGTTAGTGATAATGTGAGCCCTGTTGTAATTGGAACTAAGATGGTTGAAAGAGTAATAAACATGCGGAAACTGGCACCCCCAAAGCGAGATGAGCCACACTCTGCCCAAAACAACTCCGCGGAGAAGTCATCATCATCGCCAGATAGCTCAGGCTTTGGAAGAACACTCTCAAAGAAATCTTTAGATATGGCTTTGAGGCATATG GATATAAGGCGAAGTATTCCAGGAAACTTACGCCCATTGATGACAAACATCCCAGCTTCTTCAATGTATAGTGTGAGGTCAGGTACAACAAGAAGCAGGACAATTAGCATCTCAGATTCTCCTCTTGCCACAAGCAGCAATGCTAGTTCAGAGCAAAGCGTCAATAACAACGCCCTTTGTTTAGATGGGAGTGAagtggatgatgatgatctTGGTTGTGAAAGAGGTGTTCGATCTTCTCCGGTATGTCAGCGTGGTAGGTGA
- the LOC122663203 gene encoding mucin-5AC-like isoform X1 gives MNRSFRAQESRMQTSVQQRQPVRKLGTMKEKEDELALFLEMRKREKERNSLLFHNSEEFDAPLGSKHGNSPIFRIVSPTPARKTVADEFLNSESDKNDYDWLLTPPGTPLFPSLEMESQKTFMSQIGTPKTRPVSLKSRLANPQIEPAPRGNPLSRQPTSSPGLSSTTTGTRRPSSSGGPVSTASRPQTPTGRPTLTAPAKPSRPSTPTSRTALPSSKYTAPARSSTPTTRSMARSSTPTARPTVPASKPISRSTTPTRRTLATSSAPSFSAPPVRSSSVKKSAPPTATKPAPSRGSSPTVKSRPWKPSEMPGFSLDAPPNLRTSMPERPVSASRGRPGAPSARSSSVEAGSNGRTRRQSCSPSRGRAPNGSIHSSGSSVPAVSRSHSNVSDNVSPVVIGTKMVERVINMRKLAPPKRDEPHSAQNNSAEKSSSSPDSSGFGRTLSKKSLDMALRHMDIRRSIPGNLRPLMTNIPASSMYSVRSGTTRSRTISISDSPLATSSNASSEQSVNNNALCLDGSEVDDDDLGCERGVRSSPVCQRGR, from the exons ATGAACCGCAGCTTTAGAGCACAGGAGTCACGAATGCAGACGTCCGTACAGCAGAGGCAGCCGGTTAGGAAGCTCGGGAcgatgaaggagaaggaagatgaGCTCGCTTTGTTTCTCGAGATGCGGAAGCGCGAGAAGGAACGGAATAGCCTTCTTTTTCACAACTCGGAAGAGTTCGACGCTCCGCTGG GATCTAAACATGGCAATTCTCCCATATTTAGGATTGTCTCACCCACCCCTGCACGCAAGACGGTGGCTGATGAGTTCCTGAATTCAGAAAGTGATAAAAATGACTACGATTG GCTTCTTACACCACCTGGTACTCCTCTTTTCCCATCCCTGGAGATGGAATCACAGAAGACGTTTATGAGTCAGATTGGGACTCCTAAAACACGTCCTGTTTCATTGAAGTCTAGG TTAGCTAATCCTCAGATTGAGCCTGCACCAAGGGGCAATCCATTATCTAGGCAACCAACTTCATCCCCTGGGTTGAGCTCCACTACTACCGGAACTCGAAGACCTTCCTCATCCGGAGGACCAGTTTCAACTGCATCTAGACCTCAAACACCAACTGGACGACCAACATTAACGGCACCAGCTAAACCCTCAAGACCTTCCACACCTACCTCGCGAACCGCCTTGCCTTCGTCTAAGTACACAGCTCCTGCAAGATCCTCAACCCCTACTACAAGATCCATGGCTAGATCTTCTACACCGACAGCAAGGCCGACTGTACCAGCATCCAAGCCCATATCAAGGTCAACAACACCAACTCGTAGAACGCTGGCCACGTCAAGTGCACCTAGTTTCTCTGCTCCTCCTGTACGGTCTTCTTCAGTTAAGAAGTCAGCTCCCCCAACAGCAACAAAGCCGGCGCCATCACGTGGCAGTTCTCCAACTGTAAAATCCAGACCATGGAAACCCTCGGAGATGCCTGGGTTCTCGCTCGATGCTCCCCCAAATCTAAGGACATCAATGCCTGAAAGGCCAGTTTCAGCCTCTAGGGGTAGGCCTGGAGCTCCCAGTGCTAGATCATCCTCTGTGGAGGCAGGTTCCAATGGAAGAACAAGAAGGCAATCGTGTTCTCCATCAAGGGGACGGGCTCCAAATGGTAGCATCCATTCCAGTGGAAGTTCTGTTCCTGCAGTTAGTCGATCACATTCCAATGTTAGTGATAATGTGAGCCCTGTTGTAATTGGAACTAAGATGGTTGAAAGAGTAATAAACATGCGGAAACTGGCACCCCCAAAGCGAGATGAGCCACACTCTGCCCAAAACAACTCCGCGGAGAAGTCATCATCATCGCCAGATAGCTCAGGCTTTGGAAGAACACTCTCAAAGAAATCTTTAGATATGGCTTTGAGGCATATG GATATAAGGCGAAGTATTCCAGGAAACTTACGCCCATTGATGACAAACATCCCAGCTTCTTCAATGTATAGTGTGAGGTCAGGTACAACAAGAAGCAGGACAATTAGCATCTCAGATTCTCCTCTTGCCACAAGCAGCAATGCTAGTTCAGAGCAAAGCGTCAATAACAACGCCCTTTGTTTAGATGGGAGTGAagtggatgatgatgatctTGGTTGTGAAAGAGGTGTTCGATCTTCTCCGGTATGTCAGCGTGGTAGGTGA